From one Conexivisphaerales archaeon genomic stretch:
- the fabG gene encoding 3-oxoacyl-ACP reductase FabG, with translation MNHAGKVAVVTGAASGIGAGIAMRLALDGADLVLGDISEGLQKKAEEIASKTGRRVVWEKVDVSDITSCSNFVQSNVVNRGLQGVDILVNNAGINRDALFLKMTFEQWDSVIKVDLYSMFNMTKQLVQPMVDRQRGRIINISSMSWMGNVGQANYAAAKAGVVGFTKTLARELAKYNITVNAVCPGFIDTPMTRAVPDKIRNMMLEKIPMKRIGQPEDVAALVSFLASDDASYITGEVINVSGGMVI, from the coding sequence ATGAACCACGCAGGAAAAGTGGCTGTTGTGACTGGTGCAGCCAGTGGTATCGGAGCTGGTATAGCTATGAGGCTTGCCTTAGACGGTGCTGATTTGGTGCTAGGAGACATAAGTGAGGGTTTGCAGAAGAAGGCAGAAGAAATAGCTTCGAAGACAGGCAGGAGGGTTGTATGGGAGAAAGTCGATGTCAGTGACATCACCTCATGCAGTAACTTCGTTCAGAGCAATGTTGTAAACAGAGGGTTGCAGGGTGTAGATATACTTGTAAACAATGCAGGTATCAACAGAGACGCTCTGTTTCTAAAGATGACGTTCGAACAATGGGATTCAGTCATAAAAGTTGACCTGTACAGCATGTTCAACATGACAAAACAGTTAGTTCAGCCTATGGTGGATAGGCAGAGAGGAAGGATAATCAACATATCGTCGATGAGCTGGATGGGTAATGTAGGACAGGCGAACTACGCGGCTGCAAAGGCGGGAGTAGTAGGCTTTACGAAGACACTGGCAAGGGAACTAGCCAAGTACAACATAACTGTAAACGCAGTCTGCCCTGGCTTTATCGATACACCGATGACCAGAGCCGTTCCAGACAAGATAAGAAACATGATGCTCGAAAAAATACCGATGAAGAGAATAGGTCAGCCTGAGGATGTAGCAGCATTGGTCTCCTTTCTGGCTTCTGATGACGCTTCATACATTACGGGCGAAGTGATAAACGTATCAGGTGGCATGGTCATTTGA
- a CDS encoding AMP-binding protein: MTTQQEILLKTSKEFPDKRALSFFKSTLTYSDLYRYSAAVASQLSEYVRVGDTVAILMQNIPQFVMVQHAVWMLGCSILPMNPSYSAREIKYCLIDSGAKLVIAQSDALSRVKEASSSISGIKVLATNPTTFSDIPSHLFEKWGFSECSEELDFRSSSMTPISSTPSESLAILVYTSGTTGNPKGAMVSHKNIYSSASIYKKWFKFTQHDSVLGFSPFFHITGLVFHLATALLAGSHVVMGGRFDSELVLDSVEKEKTTVTMMAATAYISLLNNSNIHQTDMSSMRLWSSGGMPVSRRLEETWKDLTNSWIYVAWGLTETTSPATLWPYPYNGPLPVDGETGIVSSGIPVYDTSLKIVDDNRAELPEGRVGEIAVKGPQVVSGYLNKPEANKETFTDGWLYTGDIAKIERGWVFIIDRKKDMINSSGFKVWPREVEEVLYMHPCVSEAAVVGVEDSYRGETVKAFIKLNQDCQNSEAVKNSIVEHCKRYLAPYKVPRQIEFIQEIPKTLSGKILKRVLKDRSSLSQTSS; encoded by the coding sequence TTGACCACTCAGCAGGAGATTCTTCTCAAGACTTCAAAGGAGTTTCCTGACAAAAGAGCACTATCCTTCTTTAAATCTACGTTAACGTACTCGGACCTTTACAGGTATTCAGCAGCTGTTGCCTCCCAGCTGAGTGAATATGTTCGGGTTGGGGATACGGTAGCTATCCTGATGCAGAATATACCCCAATTCGTAATGGTTCAGCACGCGGTTTGGATGCTTGGCTGCTCTATTCTGCCTATGAACCCTTCCTACTCCGCAAGAGAGATAAAATATTGTCTTATCGACTCGGGAGCCAAACTGGTGATAGCCCAGTCAGATGCACTATCTAGAGTCAAAGAAGCATCAAGCAGCATCTCAGGCATAAAGGTCCTTGCTACAAACCCTACAACATTTTCGGATATTCCTAGCCACCTCTTCGAAAAATGGGGCTTTTCAGAGTGCAGTGAAGAACTCGACTTCAGGTCTTCAAGCATGACACCAATTAGTTCAACCCCATCCGAAAGTCTGGCGATCCTGGTCTACACCTCCGGCACAACAGGCAATCCCAAGGGAGCGATGGTAAGCCACAAAAACATATATTCATCTGCCAGTATATACAAGAAATGGTTCAAGTTTACTCAGCATGATTCTGTTCTTGGATTCTCCCCTTTCTTTCACATCACTGGACTTGTCTTTCACCTGGCTACCGCTCTGCTCGCAGGCTCTCACGTAGTTATGGGTGGTAGGTTTGATTCTGAACTGGTTCTCGATTCTGTAGAGAAAGAGAAGACGACTGTGACCATGATGGCAGCTACAGCGTACATATCTTTGTTGAACAACTCAAACATTCATCAGACGGATATGTCAAGTATGAGATTGTGGTCCTCCGGCGGGATGCCCGTTAGCAGAAGACTAGAAGAAACTTGGAAAGACCTGACGAATAGCTGGATATACGTCGCCTGGGGTCTGACGGAAACTACATCGCCTGCAACTCTATGGCCCTATCCATACAATGGTCCCTTACCTGTAGATGGAGAGACAGGAATAGTCAGTTCAGGCATCCCAGTCTACGATACATCACTGAAGATTGTCGATGATAACAGAGCTGAGCTGCCTGAAGGAAGAGTTGGAGAAATAGCTGTGAAAGGTCCACAGGTTGTCTCTGGCTACCTCAACAAGCCAGAAGCCAACAAAGAAACCTTTACCGATGGATGGCTTTACACAGGAGACATTGCAAAGATCGAGAGAGGATGGGTCTTCATCATCGACAGGAAGAAGGACATGATAAATTCGTCTGGATTCAAGGTCTGGCCAAGGGAAGTTGAAGAAGTCCTCTACATGCATCCTTGCGTCTCCGAAGCAGCGGTTGTGGGGGTGGAAGACTCTTACAGAGGCGAAACCGTAAAGGCTTTCATAAAACTGAATCAGGATTGTCAGAACAGTGAAGCAGTCAAAAATTCGATAGTAGAGCACTGCAAAAGATACCTTGCTCCGTACAAGGTTCCCAGGCAGATAGAATTCATACAAGAGATACCGAAAACACTCAGCGGGAAAATACTGAAGAGGGTGCTGAAAGACAGATCATCTCTTTCTCAGACATCATCATAA
- the polX gene encoding DNA polymerase/3'-5' exonuclease PolX, with protein MKNAEVADLLQRMSILSEAAGEERFKSIAYWRAANTIRNLTEDIEVVWKQGKLTDLPYVGEGIAKKIDEYLSTGHSTYLDKMQKKVPAAVFSLMAVPGIGPKTAYRLAKEAGVSSLEDLEKRLEEGMLLEILGKENSRKILEEIKKFKSRERRLLLPEAEAVIESLQSHFTTKAVQVMVAGSYRRGKETIGDIDLISTDQLAADALARFPRVGEVIERGNKRMSVKLVDGLQVDLRLFDQDELGAGLLYFTGSKEHNIELRNIAIKRGWKLNEYGLFDTKTGKRLAAKTEDDIYSELGLAYIPPELRENRGEIEAALAKRLPLLVEQKDLVGDLQMHSNWSDGQNTIKEMATAAKSLGYSYIAITDHSLTARIANGLSEERFKRQWKEIEKLNEELYPFRILKGAEVEIRGNGELDFPSEFLKEFDVVGASIHQGYRQSPEKLTERVLKALNNPEVNYLCHPTNRLIGQREGHKIDLAKVIRAAKENGKWIEINAQPNRLDLNDFWAREAAKEGVKLLVNSDAHSTGELQNMKYGVLVARRAWLEKNHVVNTLSLKELTRLL; from the coding sequence ATGAAGAACGCAGAGGTGGCAGACCTACTCCAGAGAATGAGTATTCTTTCAGAAGCTGCAGGAGAAGAAAGGTTCAAGTCGATAGCCTACTGGAGAGCAGCAAACACAATCAGAAACCTCACAGAAGATATCGAAGTGGTCTGGAAGCAGGGAAAGCTAACTGATCTACCATATGTTGGTGAAGGCATAGCCAAAAAGATTGATGAGTATCTGAGTACTGGCCACAGCACCTATCTGGATAAAATGCAGAAGAAGGTGCCTGCAGCAGTATTCAGTCTGATGGCTGTACCTGGTATAGGTCCAAAGACAGCATATAGGCTGGCGAAGGAGGCAGGAGTCAGCAGTTTGGAAGACTTGGAAAAAAGGCTTGAAGAAGGAATGCTGCTGGAAATTCTTGGAAAGGAGAATTCAAGGAAGATCTTAGAGGAGATAAAGAAGTTCAAAAGCAGAGAAAGGAGACTTCTCTTGCCTGAGGCCGAGGCAGTTATCGAATCTCTGCAAAGTCATTTTACTACAAAAGCAGTACAAGTAATGGTAGCAGGCAGCTACAGAAGAGGGAAGGAGACTATAGGTGATATCGACCTGATTTCAACGGATCAGTTAGCGGCGGATGCTTTGGCTAGATTCCCCAGGGTGGGAGAGGTGATCGAAAGAGGAAACAAGAGAATGAGTGTAAAATTGGTCGATGGCTTACAGGTAGACCTGAGGCTATTTGACCAGGATGAACTTGGCGCAGGTCTGCTATATTTCACCGGTTCAAAGGAACACAATATAGAACTGAGAAACATTGCAATCAAAAGAGGGTGGAAACTGAACGAGTACGGTCTCTTCGACACAAAGACAGGCAAGAGACTTGCAGCCAAGACTGAAGACGATATTTATTCGGAGCTCGGCCTCGCGTACATACCTCCTGAACTTCGAGAAAACAGAGGAGAGATTGAAGCGGCCCTTGCCAAAAGGCTTCCTCTTCTTGTCGAACAGAAAGATTTGGTTGGAGACCTTCAGATGCATTCAAACTGGAGTGATGGACAGAACACCATAAAAGAAATGGCAACTGCAGCAAAGTCCTTGGGTTATTCATACATAGCAATTACAGACCACTCTCTCACCGCTCGCATAGCTAACGGTCTGAGTGAAGAGAGGTTCAAGAGACAGTGGAAAGAGATAGAGAAACTGAACGAAGAACTCTATCCGTTCAGGATATTGAAGGGCGCAGAAGTAGAGATAAGAGGGAACGGTGAGCTAGATTTTCCCAGCGAATTCCTTAAAGAGTTTGATGTTGTAGGAGCTTCAATACATCAGGGCTACAGGCAGAGTCCAGAGAAGCTGACCGAAAGAGTTCTGAAAGCTTTAAACAATCCGGAAGTGAATTATCTTTGTCATCCCACTAACAGGCTTATAGGACAGAGGGAAGGCCACAAAATCGACTTGGCAAAGGTTATCAGGGCTGCAAAAGAGAACGGAAAGTGGATCGAAATTAACGCTCAGCCCAACAGGCTGGATTTGAACGATTTCTGGGCCAGAGAGGCAGCCAAGGAAGGGGTGAAGCTTCTTGTGAACTCTGACGCCCATTCTACTGGTGAACTTCAAAATATGAAGTATGGTGTACTTGTTGCGAGAAGGGCATGGCTTGAGAAGAACCATGTAGTCAATACCCTCTCACTAAAAGAACTGACAAGGTTACTCTGA
- a CDS encoding APC family permease has product MDEVSSQPKLKKAITLKYAVALYVSSVLGSGILVIPGLAAKIAGASSILAWLLLALLSYPFAYTFASLSSRRPESGGVYAFAKEGLGKLPANAAAWLFSTWYITGAPAATLIGTLYLDYTFHIGKFLVFALAAMLIFISFIINYLGITLTGRVQLVVTVCIVGLMAIATAVSAPQIRVENLEFSQPLNLASMGTASALVIWSYFGYENVSNVAEEFENPKRDFQRSVALSVLTSSSLYIATAIAIVGTGSYNSGNGIAPFAAILSNSFGVYAGVSTSLLALFIVFGNMNAYTTGISRVVYAASKDGFLPARLSRVNSKYRTPDAALATICFGAIIMLVAYYVFDLTLQEALFLTNGIGICVYIIGSASGIKLLKERGVRRLYPWLSLLLSITLVAFVGTYSLAVIACVILLSFLYARLKAAEDSE; this is encoded by the coding sequence ATGGATGAAGTCTCTTCTCAACCGAAGCTGAAGAAGGCAATAACCCTGAAGTATGCTGTAGCGCTTTACGTCAGCTCCGTTCTTGGCTCTGGCATTCTTGTCATTCCTGGTCTTGCAGCCAAGATCGCAGGAGCCTCTTCGATTTTAGCCTGGTTATTGCTTGCTCTTCTCAGTTATCCCTTTGCTTACACCTTTGCTTCTCTATCATCAAGAAGGCCGGAGAGCGGTGGAGTCTATGCTTTCGCAAAAGAAGGTCTGGGGAAATTACCCGCCAACGCAGCAGCATGGCTGTTCTCAACATGGTACATAACAGGAGCACCTGCTGCTACACTGATAGGTACACTCTATCTGGACTACACCTTTCATATAGGTAAGTTTCTCGTCTTTGCCCTTGCAGCTATGCTCATATTCATCTCTTTTATCATCAATTACCTTGGCATAACCCTTACTGGAAGGGTTCAGCTGGTTGTTACTGTTTGCATAGTTGGACTGATGGCCATTGCCACTGCTGTATCAGCTCCGCAAATCAGAGTAGAAAACCTGGAATTTAGTCAACCTCTTAACCTTGCTTCTATGGGTACAGCTTCTGCTCTGGTCATTTGGTCATACTTTGGTTATGAGAACGTTTCCAACGTGGCAGAGGAATTCGAGAACCCGAAGAGAGATTTTCAAAGAAGCGTGGCCTTAAGCGTACTGACCTCCAGTTCTCTTTACATTGCAACAGCCATCGCTATAGTAGGAACAGGCTCTTATAACTCAGGAAACGGTATAGCACCTTTTGCAGCAATACTTTCTAACAGCTTCGGAGTATATGCAGGAGTCTCTACTTCGCTTCTCGCTCTGTTCATAGTATTTGGAAATATGAATGCATACACAACAGGAATTTCCAGAGTTGTCTACGCTGCTTCAAAAGATGGCTTCCTGCCTGCAAGGTTGTCAAGGGTTAATTCAAAATACAGGACACCAGATGCAGCTCTAGCAACCATCTGTTTTGGAGCCATAATCATGCTTGTTGCATACTACGTGTTTGACTTGACTCTGCAGGAGGCTCTGTTCTTGACAAACGGTATAGGGATCTGCGTCTACATAATTGGCTCTGCCTCAGGGATCAAATTGCTAAAGGAAAGGGGTGTCAGAAGACTCTATCCTTGGCTCTCGCTTCTGCTTTCTATAACCCTCGTCGCGTTTGTAGGAACATACAGCTTGGCTGTGATAGCTTGCGTAATATTGCTGAGTTTTCTATATGCAAGACTCAAAGCCGCTGAAGATTCAGAGTAA
- a CDS encoding S9 family peptidase gives MTQRHQFKKEVTLDALFSVPSVSEFDVSRLSAYVVYTTNRSGQWQLMLTDRSVRMHKQLTNDEDSKMGPEFSPINPNELLFAKDRQGDEKFDIFLGNIKEERTVNLTPQTDYAIYPNPRFSPDGKKITFVSDKDGPFASYLLEIEERSITRLTEHGFSDHYCEVSPSGRIAVVASQVAAQDSNLFLVHLDSNKREVERFIDGRSGKPVEADDPSWSADGKYLAFVSANLGSYDIGIWNIENKEILWITDGKNECYSPVFSPDGKYLAYLRNTGANVTLELYDLMKNEKNRINFMNGVISSPKFSSSSEELYFVFSGPRNPPDLWSYNLRNDEFTQITNSLPESIDISNFAEGELIQYSSLKDGRSVPAVLYKPSRETKRAVVEIHGGPTAQALNSWNPFVQYLVSRGYVVIRPNYRGSTGFGKEYREANRFVMGDLDLADCVSAYNYLTEKGLADRDKVAVAGGSFGGYLTMCALTKYPSLWSCGVALVPFLNWFTEIKNEREDLRFWDLQNMGDPDNPNDRDRLRQASPIFYIDNIVAPVLLIAGANDPRCPMEETEQAREALEKKGKVVETKFYFDEGHGFRKTANRIDAYRRAVEFIEKYTFHMKK, from the coding sequence TTGACTCAACGTCATCAATTCAAGAAGGAGGTCACTCTCGATGCTCTATTCTCTGTTCCAAGTGTATCCGAGTTTGACGTATCTAGGTTGTCGGCATATGTGGTCTATACCACAAACAGGTCTGGCCAGTGGCAACTAATGCTGACTGACCGCTCAGTAAGGATGCACAAGCAGCTGACAAACGATGAAGATAGCAAGATGGGTCCTGAATTTTCTCCAATTAACCCCAACGAACTGCTCTTCGCTAAGGACAGACAAGGAGATGAAAAGTTTGACATCTTTCTTGGCAATATCAAAGAAGAGAGGACAGTTAACTTGACGCCTCAGACAGATTATGCGATATATCCAAATCCAAGATTCTCTCCTGATGGAAAGAAAATTACATTTGTGTCTGATAAGGATGGACCTTTTGCATCCTATCTGCTTGAAATTGAGGAAAGAAGTATTACTCGTTTAACCGAACATGGTTTTTCAGACCATTACTGCGAGGTATCTCCTTCAGGTAGGATTGCAGTAGTAGCAAGTCAGGTAGCTGCACAGGACAGTAACCTTTTCCTGGTTCATCTTGATAGTAATAAGAGGGAAGTTGAAAGGTTCATAGATGGTAGAAGTGGCAAACCGGTGGAAGCAGACGACCCGAGTTGGTCAGCGGATGGAAAGTATCTTGCCTTCGTCTCGGCTAACCTTGGCTCCTATGACATCGGCATATGGAACATAGAAAACAAAGAAATCTTATGGATTACAGACGGCAAAAACGAATGTTACAGCCCAGTCTTTTCTCCTGATGGCAAGTATTTAGCCTACCTTAGAAACACTGGAGCCAACGTAACACTGGAACTCTATGACCTGATGAAGAACGAGAAGAACAGGATTAACTTTATGAACGGAGTCATTTCCTCGCCGAAGTTCTCCTCTTCGTCAGAGGAACTGTATTTCGTTTTTTCAGGACCCAGAAACCCGCCAGACCTGTGGTCTTACAATCTGAGAAACGATGAATTCACTCAGATTACAAACTCTCTACCTGAAAGTATTGACATTAGCAACTTTGCGGAAGGGGAGTTGATTCAATACAGCAGTCTGAAAGACGGTAGAAGCGTTCCTGCGGTTCTGTACAAGCCCAGCCGGGAGACTAAGAGAGCTGTCGTGGAAATTCACGGAGGTCCAACGGCTCAAGCTCTTAACAGCTGGAATCCGTTTGTTCAGTATCTTGTAAGCAGGGGGTATGTTGTAATCAGGCCAAATTACAGAGGTAGTACTGGGTTCGGAAAGGAGTATAGAGAAGCAAACAGGTTTGTCATGGGCGACCTAGATTTGGCAGATTGCGTAAGTGCATATAACTACCTGACAGAAAAAGGGCTTGCTGATAGAGATAAGGTCGCTGTAGCTGGAGGCTCGTTTGGAGGTTACCTGACTATGTGCGCACTGACAAAATACCCTTCACTCTGGTCATGTGGTGTTGCTCTGGTACCTTTTCTTAACTGGTTCACAGAGATCAAAAACGAAAGAGAGGACCTCAGGTTCTGGGACCTTCAGAACATGGGTGACCCTGACAACCCGAATGACAGAGATAGACTGAGGCAAGCCTCTCCCATCTTCTACATAGACAATATCGTTGCACCTGTACTTCTTATCGCTGGAGCGAACGACCCAAGATGTCCGATGGAAGAGACTGAACAGGCTAGAGAAGCTCTGGAGAAGAAAGGAAAGGTCGTTGAAACAAAATTCTACTTCGATGAAGGGCATGGTTTCAGGAAGACTGCAAACAGAATCGATGCTTACAGAAGAGCTGTAGAATTCATCGAGAAATATACTTTCCACATGAAAAAATAG
- the dinB gene encoding DNA polymerase IV, which yields MQQPGRIILAVDMDYFYAQCEELRHPEYSTKPIVVGMFSGRTEISGAVATSNYPARKIGVKSGMPLASAIQLMKDIDHLLVKADFDYYESVSAKIMKILREYSSKFVQESIDEAFLDITDRVDGDYDRALELAAEIKGKVMKETGIKCSIGIGPNRLIAKMACDASKPNGLMMIRPEQIQSFFKGKPVDSIYGIGGKTAERLKQMGIDTIDQLSKLPLHTLQNEFGNKLGLYYYLAARGIDETPLEEKEKDQIGRMMTLKQDSRDVNYIIEALSSLIPEIKKELEEKNLAFRTVSIVLIDTHLKPHTREKTLKTRETDCSAAIDTARELVQSLLQNNPDITVRRAGITFSSLSNVEGQKNITDFLS from the coding sequence ATGCAGCAACCCGGAAGAATCATCCTCGCGGTAGATATGGACTATTTTTACGCTCAATGTGAGGAGCTTCGACATCCAGAATATTCGACCAAACCGATAGTTGTGGGGATGTTTTCAGGTAGGACAGAAATATCAGGCGCAGTGGCAACCTCGAACTATCCTGCGAGGAAGATAGGTGTGAAGTCTGGGATGCCGCTTGCTTCAGCAATACAGCTGATGAAGGACATAGACCATCTTCTTGTTAAAGCGGATTTTGATTATTATGAATCCGTATCTGCTAAGATAATGAAGATATTGAGAGAATACTCTTCCAAGTTTGTCCAAGAGAGCATTGATGAAGCATTTCTCGATATAACAGATAGAGTGGATGGGGATTATGACAGGGCATTGGAGCTGGCAGCTGAAATAAAGGGCAAGGTTATGAAAGAGACAGGGATCAAATGCAGCATTGGAATCGGTCCAAACAGACTCATAGCAAAGATGGCTTGTGATGCATCAAAACCCAACGGCCTTATGATGATCAGACCTGAACAGATTCAATCATTCTTTAAGGGGAAGCCTGTTGATTCGATCTACGGTATAGGGGGCAAGACCGCAGAGAGACTGAAGCAGATGGGAATAGATACAATCGACCAGCTTTCCAAGTTGCCTCTCCATACGCTTCAAAACGAGTTCGGCAACAAACTCGGTCTGTATTATTATCTAGCCGCGAGAGGGATAGATGAGACGCCACTGGAAGAAAAAGAAAAGGACCAGATAGGAAGAATGATGACTCTGAAACAGGATAGCAGGGATGTCAATTACATAATTGAGGCGCTGTCCTCCCTTATCCCAGAGATTAAGAAGGAGCTTGAAGAGAAGAATCTTGCCTTCAGGACAGTCAGCATAGTGCTAATCGACACTCACCTAAAGCCTCACACAAGGGAAAAGACGCTCAAGACAAGGGAGACAGACTGTTCTGCTGCAATTGATACTGCAAGAGAGCTTGTCCAATCCCTACTTCAAAATAATCCAGATATTACGGTAAGAAGGGCAGGAATAACCTTTTCATCACTTTCCAACGTCGAAGGTCAGAAGAACATAACGGATTTTCTTAGCTAG